One window from the genome of Candidatus Synechococcus calcipolaris G9 encodes:
- the purC gene encoding phosphoribosylaminoimidazolesuccinocarboxamide synthase, protein MSVSSPLYEGKAKKIYASEDADILIAHFKDDATAFNAQKRGSIKAKGEMNCTIASHLFRYLGQQGIPSHFIDQPAPNQMRIQAVEIIPLEVVVRNRAAGSLCRQTGLPLGMELSPPLVEFYLKNDELGDPLLTGDRLNLLNLASPDEIQTLRTLALEINQHLIEFFNHCAITLVDFKLEFGRDRQGTILLADEISPDTCRLWNQQETDPDRRIMDKDRFRQDLGDVETAYAQVMERVLKNQEFSKGTA, encoded by the coding sequence ATGTCTGTTTCTTCGCCTCTCTACGAGGGCAAGGCCAAAAAAATCTACGCCAGTGAGGATGCCGACATTCTTATTGCCCACTTTAAGGATGATGCCACGGCCTTTAATGCCCAAAAACGCGGCTCCATCAAGGCCAAGGGGGAAATGAACTGCACGATCGCCAGCCATTTATTTCGCTACCTTGGCCAACAGGGCATTCCCAGCCATTTTATTGATCAACCGGCCCCCAACCAAATGCGGATCCAGGCGGTGGAGATTATCCCCCTAGAAGTCGTTGTCCGTAATCGCGCCGCCGGGAGTCTTTGCCGTCAGACAGGTTTGCCCCTAGGCATGGAGCTATCACCACCCCTGGTGGAGTTTTATCTCAAAAATGATGAACTGGGGGATCCCCTGCTTACAGGCGATCGCCTCAACCTCCTCAATTTAGCCAGTCCCGATGAAATTCAAACCCTGAGAACCCTGGCCCTAGAGATTAACCAGCACCTCATTGAGTTTTTTAATCACTGCGCCATTACCCTGGTGGATTTTAAGTTAGAATTTGGCCGCGATCGCCAGGGCACAATTTTGCTCGCTGATGAGATCAGCCCCGATACCTGCCGCCTTTGGAATCAACAGGAAACGGATCCCGATCGACGGATTATGGATAAAGATCGCTTTCGCCAAGATCTAGGGGATGTAGAAACGGCCTATGCCCAAGTCATGGAGCGAGTCTTGAAAAACCAGGAATTTAGCAAAGGAACTGCTTAA
- the purL gene encoding phosphoribosylformylglycinamidine synthase subunit PurL, giving the protein MVAPSPASAAEIAAEGLKPEEYTEIVRRLGRHPNRAELGMFGVMWSEHCCYKNSRPLLKQFPTQGKRVLVGPGENAGVVDLGDGLRLAFKIESHNHPSAIEPFQGAATGVGGILRDIFTMGARPIALLNALRFGSLRDAKTRQLFQGVVAGISHYGNCVGVPTIGGDVYFEPAYGGNPLVNVMALGLMETAEIVKSGAAGVGNPVLYVGSTTGRDGMGGASFASAELSDASMDDRPAVQVGDPFLEKSLIEACLEAFQTGAVIAAQDMGAAGLTCSTAEMAAKGGVGIELNLDRVPVRETGMVPYEYLLSESQERMLFVVEQGREDELIEIFQRWGLQGVVAGQVIADPIVRIFFQGAIAAEIPATALADDTPLYERQKMTTLPDYIQDAWAWSEADLPPTSVTGLTGENPQDWNQVLMALLACPTIASKSWVYRQYDHQVQNNTLIFPGGADAGVIRLRPLPGQACDHGSSQKGVHQKGVAATVDCNGRHVYLHPYEGAKGAVAEAARNLTCVGALPLAVTDNLNFGSPETPVGYWQLAEACRGLAEACQSLGTPVTGGNVSLYNETLDSQGTPQAIYPTPVVGMVGLIEDLQRVVGQGWQHQGDAIYLLGLPPSLEVDSRVSLGGSEYLATIHGQVAGQPPQVDLDLEQRVQEVCRHGISQGWICSAHDSSEGGLAVALAEACISGDRGAAITLPLESTMVGRWDRLLFGEGGARIIVSVALEHQPTWQAYLRESLKDYGVYLGQVQNQGGELLLTTNDNLALIKVRIEDIKALWQNALVNYFH; this is encoded by the coding sequence ATGGTTGCCCCGTCCCCTGCGTCCGCCGCCGAGATTGCCGCCGAGGGCCTCAAGCCCGAAGAATATACAGAAATTGTCCGGCGGTTGGGTCGCCATCCCAATCGGGCCGAATTGGGCATGTTTGGGGTGATGTGGTCAGAGCATTGCTGTTATAAAAACTCCCGACCCCTCCTGAAGCAGTTTCCCACCCAAGGCAAACGGGTACTGGTGGGCCCGGGGGAAAATGCTGGGGTTGTGGACTTAGGGGATGGGCTGCGGTTAGCCTTCAAGATTGAGTCCCATAATCACCCCTCGGCGATCGAGCCATTTCAGGGGGCCGCCACCGGTGTCGGTGGTATTTTGCGGGATATTTTCACCATGGGGGCCCGGCCCATCGCCCTCCTCAATGCCCTGCGGTTTGGTAGTTTAAGGGATGCCAAAACCCGCCAACTCTTCCAGGGCGTAGTCGCAGGCATTAGCCACTATGGCAACTGTGTCGGTGTACCCACCATTGGCGGGGATGTTTACTTTGAGCCAGCCTATGGTGGCAATCCCCTCGTGAATGTGATGGCCCTAGGTTTAATGGAAACCGCTGAAATTGTCAAATCCGGTGCCGCTGGGGTGGGGAATCCCGTATTGTATGTGGGATCAACCACCGGTCGGGATGGCATGGGGGGAGCCAGTTTTGCCAGTGCCGAACTCAGCGATGCCTCCATGGACGATCGCCCGGCGGTGCAAGTGGGGGATCCCTTCCTCGAAAAATCCCTCATTGAAGCGTGCCTAGAGGCCTTTCAAACCGGGGCAGTCATTGCCGCCCAGGACATGGGGGCAGCGGGCCTCACCTGCTCCACTGCCGAGATGGCAGCAAAGGGGGGGGTGGGGATTGAACTGAATTTAGATCGGGTTCCAGTACGGGAAACGGGGATGGTACCCTACGAATATTTGCTATCTGAATCCCAGGAACGGATGCTATTTGTAGTGGAACAGGGACGAGAGGATGAACTCATTGAGATTTTCCAGCGGTGGGGGCTTCAGGGGGTCGTTGCCGGCCAAGTCATTGCCGACCCCATTGTGAGAATTTTCTTCCAAGGGGCGATCGCCGCTGAAATTCCAGCCACGGCCTTAGCCGATGACACACCGCTCTATGAACGGCAAAAAATGACCACCCTGCCTGACTATATCCAAGACGCCTGGGCCTGGTCAGAGGCCGACCTGCCTCCCACATCGGTAACAGGTCTGACGGGAGAAAACCCCCAGGATTGGAATCAGGTCTTGATGGCATTGCTTGCCTGTCCCACCATTGCCTCTAAGTCCTGGGTCTATCGCCAATACGATCACCAGGTTCAAAATAATACCCTGATTTTCCCTGGCGGGGCAGATGCTGGGGTGATTCGCTTGCGGCCCCTACCTGGCCAAGCCTGTGACCATGGGTCTAGTCAAAAGGGCGTTCATCAAAAAGGAGTCGCCGCCACCGTTGATTGCAATGGCCGCCACGTTTACCTCCATCCCTACGAAGGGGCTAAAGGGGCAGTGGCAGAAGCGGCCCGGAATTTAACCTGTGTGGGGGCCCTGCCCTTGGCGGTGACAGACAATCTCAACTTTGGCAGCCCGGAAACACCAGTGGGCTATTGGCAGTTAGCCGAGGCTTGCCGGGGCCTAGCAGAAGCCTGCCAGAGCTTGGGTACTCCAGTCACGGGGGGTAACGTCTCCCTCTACAATGAAACCCTGGATTCCCAAGGCACACCCCAGGCTATTTACCCAACTCCCGTAGTGGGAATGGTGGGCCTCATTGAAGATTTGCAGCGGGTGGTGGGTCAAGGTTGGCAACATCAAGGGGATGCCATTTATCTCCTGGGCCTTCCCCCCTCCCTAGAGGTAGATTCACGGGTGAGTCTGGGGGGGTCTGAATATTTAGCGACGATTCATGGCCAGGTTGCTGGTCAGCCCCCCCAGGTTGATTTGGACTTAGAGCAGCGGGTTCAGGAGGTCTGCCGCCATGGTATTAGCCAAGGCTGGATTTGTTCTGCCCACGATAGTTCCGAGGGAGGCCTTGCCGTTGCCCTAGCTGAGGCCTGTATCAGTGGCGATCGCGGCGCGGCGATTACCTTACCCCTAGAAAGCACGATGGTTGGACGCTGGGATCGACTTCTATTTGGTGAGGGGGGGGCGCGAATTATTGTCTCCGTCGCCCTAGAGCATCAACCCACCTGGCAAGCTTATTTAAGGGAATCCCTGAAGGATTATGGGGTGTATTTAGGCCAGGTACAAAACCAGGGTGGAGAGCTTCTCCTTACAACCAATGATAATTTGGCCTTAATCAAGGTTAGGATAGAAGATATTAAAGCCCTTTGGCAAAATGCCCTAGTTAATTATTTTCACTAG